A window of Corallococcus macrosporus DSM 14697 contains these coding sequences:
- a CDS encoding isopenicillin N synthase family dioxygenase, translated as MAETASLNIPTVDLADLASDDSARVERAASAIREAFGVFGLVYVKNHGIDTQALNRFYDAFAAFIARPAEEKKPYGRADIWYQRGWTPPNTEVAVASNGQPDFKECYFVAPYPNDPQSALEFPELYPENVWPKDAPPYFEDGIMTLGRSLHEAGLKLLRGSAVALGLSESTFVDLCDRGAHVTRALQYLPLTDAQVNTDIVWGEEHTDFNLLTLLPGGRFLDPAGSPAPGPDNKSGLYLRTRATPEAPNGLQVRGTAPAGCVVAQVGQQLEILTGGTFLATPHVITAPGVPGWQRQSAAHFMHVHTNTVLFPLEKFRGPDAIRNYAPPVLAGTYDIKTLVDIGLAPASALDKLGYRHYDRLNRQRAGA; from the coding sequence ATGGCCGAGACCGCTTCGCTGAACATCCCCACTGTCGACCTCGCCGACCTCGCGTCGGATGACTCCGCTCGCGTCGAGCGCGCCGCCTCGGCGATCCGCGAGGCCTTTGGCGTCTTCGGTCTCGTGTACGTGAAGAACCACGGCATCGACACCCAGGCGCTGAACCGCTTCTATGACGCGTTCGCGGCGTTCATCGCCCGGCCCGCCGAGGAGAAGAAGCCCTACGGCCGCGCGGACATCTGGTACCAGCGCGGCTGGACGCCTCCGAACACCGAGGTCGCCGTCGCCTCCAACGGCCAGCCGGACTTCAAGGAGTGCTACTTCGTCGCGCCCTACCCCAACGACCCGCAGTCCGCGTTGGAGTTCCCGGAGCTGTACCCGGAGAACGTGTGGCCCAAGGACGCACCGCCCTACTTCGAGGACGGCATCATGACGCTGGGCCGCTCGCTCCACGAGGCGGGCCTGAAGCTGCTTCGCGGCTCCGCGGTGGCCCTGGGCCTGTCGGAGTCCACGTTCGTGGACCTGTGCGACCGCGGCGCCCACGTCACCCGCGCGCTCCAGTACCTGCCGCTCACCGACGCGCAGGTGAACACGGACATCGTCTGGGGCGAGGAGCACACCGACTTCAACCTGCTGACGCTGCTCCCCGGCGGCCGCTTCCTGGACCCGGCGGGCAGCCCCGCCCCCGGCCCCGACAACAAGAGCGGCCTCTACCTGCGCACCCGCGCGACGCCGGAGGCCCCGAACGGCCTCCAGGTGCGCGGCACGGCGCCAGCGGGCTGCGTCGTCGCCCAGGTGGGCCAGCAGCTTGAAATCCTCACGGGCGGCACCTTCCTCGCCACGCCGCACGTCATCACCGCCCCCGGCGTGCCCGGCTGGCAGCGCCAGTCCGCCGCGCACTTCATGCACGTGCACACCAACACCGTGCTCTTCCCGCTGGAGAAGTTCCGCGGCCCGGACGCCATCCGGAACTACGCGCCGCCCGTGCTCGCGGGGACATATGACATCAAGACGCTCGTGGACATCGGACTGGCCCCCGCGAGCGCGCTCGACAAGCTGGGCTACCGTCACTACGACCGGCTGAACCGTCAGCGCGCTGGCGCGTAG
- a CDS encoding dicarboxylate/amino acid:cation symporter, producing MKKLVSAWFRIPFWQRVLGAFVLGAVAGWLVGEPAGPWFQPLGTLYVNLIKMIATPLVFFAVINAVAALHGQKSMAVLGGKTFLWFAITAALAVGVGLGVAALLRPGEGVGQLMASESFKPKDVPGPVQVLLDVVPTNPFAALANGKILQVIFFAGLLGFALVKLGEKTARLRELVREASDAMIQVTRFVLELTPLGTFGLIAALVGTYGFERLLPLGKLVLALYVACALHIVFVYGGLLLTHGLNPLRFFRGAAPGMQVAFVSASSFASMPVALRSVTHNLGVNKDYAAFAVPLGASIKMDGCGAIYPAIASLFVAQYFNLDLSASQYFIILLASVLGSFGTAGVPGTAVVMATVVLSSAGLPLEGLGYLLAIDRILDMMRTLTNVTGQMLVPVLVAREEGLLDTAVYNRASTAVALEENAVKAD from the coding sequence GTGAAGAAGCTCGTGTCCGCCTGGTTCCGCATCCCCTTCTGGCAGCGTGTCCTGGGGGCGTTCGTGCTCGGCGCCGTGGCCGGGTGGCTCGTGGGGGAGCCGGCCGGGCCCTGGTTCCAGCCGCTGGGCACGCTCTACGTCAACCTCATCAAGATGATCGCCACGCCGCTGGTGTTCTTCGCGGTCATCAACGCGGTGGCGGCGCTCCACGGGCAGAAGAGCATGGCGGTGCTCGGCGGCAAGACGTTCCTCTGGTTCGCCATCACCGCGGCGCTGGCGGTGGGCGTGGGCCTGGGCGTCGCCGCGCTGCTGCGCCCCGGGGAAGGCGTGGGCCAGCTCATGGCCTCGGAGTCCTTCAAGCCCAAGGACGTGCCCGGCCCGGTGCAGGTGCTGCTGGACGTGGTGCCCACCAACCCGTTCGCCGCGCTGGCGAATGGGAAGATCCTCCAGGTCATCTTCTTCGCCGGCCTGCTGGGCTTCGCGCTGGTCAAGCTGGGAGAGAAGACGGCGCGGCTGCGGGAGCTGGTCCGCGAGGCCAGCGACGCGATGATTCAAGTCACGCGCTTCGTGCTGGAGCTCACGCCGCTGGGGACCTTCGGGCTGATCGCCGCGCTGGTGGGCACCTACGGCTTCGAGCGCCTGCTGCCGCTGGGCAAGCTCGTGCTGGCGCTGTACGTGGCGTGCGCGCTGCACATCGTCTTCGTGTATGGCGGGCTGCTGCTGACGCATGGGCTCAACCCGCTGCGCTTCTTCCGCGGCGCCGCCCCGGGCATGCAGGTGGCCTTCGTCAGCGCGTCCAGCTTCGCGTCCATGCCGGTGGCCCTGCGCTCGGTGACGCACAACCTGGGCGTCAACAAGGACTACGCGGCCTTCGCCGTGCCGCTGGGCGCCAGCATCAAGATGGACGGCTGCGGCGCCATCTACCCGGCCATCGCGTCGCTGTTCGTCGCGCAGTACTTCAACCTGGACCTCTCCGCGTCGCAGTACTTCATCATCCTGTTGGCGTCGGTGCTGGGCAGCTTCGGCACCGCGGGCGTGCCCGGGACGGCGGTGGTCATGGCCACGGTGGTGCTCAGCTCCGCGGGCCTGCCGCTGGAGGGCCTGGGCTACCTGCTGGCCATCGACCGCATCCTCGACATGATGCGCACGCTGACGAACGTCACCGGGCAGATGCTGGTGCCGGTGCTGGTGGCGCGCGAGGAGGGCCTGCTCGACACCGCCGTGTACAACCGCGCCTCCACCGCCGTCGCGCTGGAGGAGAACGCCGTGAAGGCGGATTGA